The DNA segment GAGAGTAGTAACAGGAAGCAATCTGAAGATCAAATTTGTTCTGCTCTCAATACTAACATGCATTCTATTACATAATGCTTTAATGAAGTTTAATATGTTGTGGTGCACTTGCGGGAAACTCCTTGTCGAGGGCTTGTGCACCCCCGGAATTAGTCGGAGCTCTTAGAGACTCGAACACCGggtgcaaatcaaaaaaaaatatgttgttACTGTTTGTTGTAATGCTTTAGGATTGTATGTGCATAACTGCATATGTAGATATGCAAGATTTGAATATCCCATATCTGTTTTTCTTGAGGTTGTCTTTTCAAACTTACTAATTAAGTTTTATTGTTAATGGATTTCTTAGCTAATTTGGACTGATATCTATCTAAGAAATCTGAAGATAGATAAAGGAGCGAACTTCAAAGCTAAATTTAAACATCATAATCAGTAAAAAACTTGGTTTCATTAAAGTCCTTTGTTTTCACTGTCAATTCCCTCAAAATATCACAATAGTATATGTACCAGTGTCATCGTTAGTCAAAAATAATTATAGTAGAATGTGCATAAAATGAATAGAAATATGTAAGACACATCATGTATTTATTTTGCTGAGCAATTCTATATTATTTGTTTTGACTATCAATTAATAGTATATCTTATCTTGTGATATCTTAGAAAGTTTTGATCATTAGAATGAGTTTGCAAGTTTAATAAAAGGTTATGTGTACCTTAGTGTTTTTGTTATCCTAAATATATTTTTTCATCTAATATCTATATACTATTCAAGGTTATGGCACCAAGTAAGCAATGGATGCAGCTTGTTGATAGTCGACTTGATGAAGCTTATTCAATCGGGGTTCATTAGTTCTTCTATTGATGAGATGCAGAGAGTTCCAAATAAATGACTCAGAGGATTGCCTCCGAAAAATGTTTGCCACTGGTAATTTTACTTTGCTAGTTAGAGCAAATGCTGATATCAATATGCTTTATAGTGTTATTTGAGATGTTTCCTAGTAGTTATTCTTTTTCTGGTATTATCGAATTATATACGGTAGAGTATGACTTAATGTCTTAACTATGAAAAACGGTTAGAAAGTTAAATTTTTGCTTTGCTCCAGAAGAACTTTTCAATACTCTaaactttaaaaaaattatttttattgtaGGATAAATTTGAGAGTGATGACATGGATATTCATCGTGATCATATTTTGGGTTGGATGAAGAAAATGGAGAGGACAATTGCATGCAAAGTATGTGAAGGGTAAGCTAATCCAAAAGGCTCTTAAAAATGTGTCAAAGGGGGTAGACAAGAAAGAATAGGAATGGTTGCCCTTTTGGCTAGCAATTCTTATTATCGTGTTCAGTATGGTGATATTCTATTTACTCCATAACTCCTTCTTGTCTATATTGTGAACCAAATCTCATGTGTGAGTCATGTGCAGTCAGAGTAAATTACACAAATCTTGCTTCATGTTGAGCTAGACATTAATAGTCTTACTTtctcgaaaaagaaaaagaaactaaagCAACTTTATTTGAAGTATATTCAGTCTTGGGTTTGAGAAAGATAAAGGAGCTTAATATCTAAGACAGCAGTGGAATTGGCTTTTGAGGAAGTTACTGAGTTATATTCTTTACTAACCTACTAAGATCTACTTTTGATTAATCCTCAGTTTGACTTAAGAGAATATCTTCTTTGGTTATATTAGGATTTTGTACTTGAACCGagagtctttcggaaacaacctctctattccCTCAGGGTAGAAGTAAGGTTTATGTACATACTatcctccccataccccactagTGAGATTTTATAGGGTTGCTATGGTTGTTGTTGAGTGTCTTGACTTTGTGGAAAGATGCTTCGAAACAGGTCTCTGGTGAAAAAAAAATAACCTCTGGACCTACTAGAATTCTTCTCAATTGAGTCAAGATGCAGAATGTtttccaattttaaaaaaaaacaatgtaAATGTTTGTTCTAACAAATGAGAAACCAGACCTGCTGGAAAGGGACTAATTAATCCAAGAACTAAGCTTGAAAAGACTAGATACAATACTATTTATAGCAAATTGCTTATCTTTTAATTACTTTGCTCTAACACAACGTGTCATAGACTGTTACTTTCAATTTGATTTGTATTGTCTGTATTTTCAAATGCATAGTTCTTCAGTTAAGTGGACACAATTCCCTGATTCTAGAGCTAGGATCTTTTGGTATCTTGATAATGAAATCCACCCTCCTCCATTTTCCGCTGACACTCTTCTTGATTCTATGTATGCAGTTTAGATTGTATACTTTTAGCTGAAGTCCATCCACTTCAGTTTCTAGTGGACTACCAGTTTTTGAGGATACTAGTTTTGTATCTCCAAATACATTTTGCTTGTCTTAGCAGATCTTATCTTTATGTATCTTGCATTTGTCATCCTTGTGTACTTGACTTACATAATGTATTTTTTGTTGCTAATTTGTCCTTATCAATAACTGTGTGAAATGAGAAGAACTTCCTCAGCTGAGCCTTTTGACTATTAGTTTTTTTATCTTAAAGCTTAGGAAAACTTGACTTATTGTTCTTATTATCCAAAAAATAGATATATTATTTCTAATCTACTCTTGTTTATTGTCATGCAACCTCTTTTACATTGACGGTTTGTTTTTCAAGTATATATAATTACATTTGATGAATTTGGGCATTTATTCAGGTAAGTGGTTAAATAATTATCCCATtaaaatttattttctattttcctTCAATTTATTCTTGAGAATAATTATTTGCATCTTTTTTTTCTAGATTTTGGAGACTATAATTTACATATCAAGATGCAGCTTTTGGATACATATATAAAAGATGACTATGGTTTTGTAATGATATATTATTGCAAAAACTATTATTATATGTTTAATCTAGCAATATTAATTAGGTGTTTTTGCTATGGTTTTTTGTAAAAGATATTGTGACTTACATTATGGCTATATATACATCTTGCCATTAACAAGAAGTTACTCAATTTTTGTGATAGAAAGATTTATATTACATTATTTCTTGTGACCATGGTGGTTAGAGAATTTTATTGATTAAAATTGAGATTTATTCATATAAACCTTTAGGGACTAGCTGTAATGTCTTTAAGGACCAAATTGGTTGTTcttaaaatagtcatttgatcaATTTAATAGATACTGGTTTATAATTATGGACCAGAAAAAGTAGTTCCCAAAATGTTTTAGGGACCAGAAAAATCTGGTAGCTAAATCAATTAAGGACAAGATACTAACTAATTAAggtattatttttctttcatcaTGGACAGAAATATGGTCCTTAAAAATATTTTAGACAAGGGAACACTGTTGGTCGCTGAAGCCCTTTAGAGACCGGCTCAAAATCCCCGTCGCTATTGACCTTTAGCGGCGAAGCATATAGCGACGGGTCGCGACCGGGTGATGCTGGTCGTTGTTTGTCTTTAAGGACCAGATTCTAGTATATAGGGATCATTTTTCTTGTCGCTaataactgtttttcttgtagtGGCGTAATTGTGTATACTTTTTCCTTTCCGTAATTATTACTACATTGCTCCCTAAAGTCTAGGGATTTATAATATTGTTAAAAAGAGGAACCAAAAACTAGCATTTTTATCTGCATACGCATAAGATCAGATTGATTACTCTTGTACTATTGTTCTTAAGGTGTTTCATTCAAAACGAATAGCTTATTCATAGGTTTCGCATCACATCATTCAATTACTACGACCAGCTATACACTAACACTAACAAAAATACATAGATAAGAGAAAAGAGTACATGTTAGTTAGTACCTCCATAAAAATTCTTGTGGCCTCTTCAGGTGTATGAGAGTTGATTATGTGAAGGGCCGCCTCCTAAAACAAAACATTAATTAACAACAATTAAAAACATCAGCATTAACTACTAAACACAATGCTTTAGAAAATACAAATAAGGCATATATATATAGATCCAAACCCTAAGAGAATTGAGTTCTTGCTCTGTTAAAGTCTTTGGCTCTTCAATGGACGGCGTCCGGTGGTGGCCCGTCTTAATGGGTGGTGATGGTGGCGGAGACTCCATATACTCAAACAAATAGAGTACTAAAGAGTTGCAAAAAACAGAGAAATTAAAGAATAATGTAGATGAAAGAAGAGAATGATAATAGATTTTACGGAGAAATTAAAGTGTAGAGGAGGAGAGGATAATTAACGTGGACGTGGCAGACGTTACAAAGGTGGTACCATGCATGCTTAATGCTTTACTTCTAACTTTCCAAAAAATTGGCCAGCCGTTTCTCATCTTTCATCTTTAACATCTGGTTCTGTACTTCACCTCTTTCCACTCCATGCCAAATCTAGCCATAAACACACTCACTCTCCCAacaaactctctctctctttgaCCTTGTTTCTTGGCGATCATGAAAATGAAAAGTAAGATGGTCTAAAGTTTAAGTTGGATTTTGTAGAAATTAGTCATAGCAATAGATGTTGTACATAGGCAATTGTAGTTGTACGGTGATAGTTGTAAAGAGAGTAAATAGACTAGCTAATTAATTGTACTAGTTAAGGCATAGGAGTTGTACTATATATAGTTGAGGGGTACAAGGGTAATAATTAACTActtcatttctttctttctctctctatctaCGACTTTCTCTCCTCTCCTTGTAAACACAGAATCAGTCTCTCTttcaatatggtatcagagccatgaaTCCATGGCGTTTTCTAAGTCGAGAATCTGAGAAATGGAGGATAGCTAGTAGTGTTCTACTACAATTTAGTTGAAGATCGAAGATTTGAGAGAAGCAATTTCGAGCAAACCCtagttttttccaattttcgGTAATCGATCCAATTGCCCGCAATTGAGGTCATTCTCACTACAAATCTCACTGATACACAAGGTTCCTCATTTCAATCTTGTCTATTACTGAGAAATTGAGTTCGAAAATGACACAAGGAATCACAGATCTGGAGAAAAGCAATTCGGAGAAATTCACCGATATTCATCCTCGTCATCCTCTCTACCTATATCCATCAGACACACCAGGTAGTATCTTAATTCCACAACAATTAACTGGAATTGAAAACTACGTTGCATGGAGTAATTCAATGAGAGTCGCACTATTGGCAAAAAATAAATTAGGGTTTATAGATGGCAAGTATCTTAAAGAGCATTACAAAGGTGACTTAGAGCATGAATGGGAAAGATGTAATGCATTTGTGCTATCCTGGATTACTAATTCTGTGTCGAAAGAGCTTGCAAATGGCTTAATGTACTCAACCAATGAACACAATGTCTGAATAGATTTAAAAGAACGTTTTGATAAAAAGAATCTGACTAGGGTGTATCAATTGTTACGTGAAATTTGCACCATAAACCAAGGGACTGCTTCAATTTCAGAATATTTTTCAAAACTGAAAAATGCTTGGGATGAGTATTGGTCAATGGTGGCACTTCTTTGTGATTGTGAGAAGCACAAGAAGTATGAAGAACATATGGAGCAACATAAGCTAGTACAGTTCCTGATGGGATTAAATGAAACTTATGCACAAGCAAGGAGTCAAGTATTGTTGATTGTACCAGTGCCAACACTTAATCAAGCTTACAACATGATTATGCAAGATGAGAGTCAAAGAACACAGTCCAGTATGATTTCACAACTCAGCACAGGATTGCAGCAGATGAATATGATTGATCCAACAGCCTTTGCCTTCACTCAGAACAATAAGTCCAAGAAGAATAATGGGATGTACTGTAATTATTGTCATTTGAAGGTGCATCTGAAGGAGAATTGTTACAGTTGGTTGGATATCCCCCAGGTCATAAGTTTAATAGAAGAAAGGGCTTTGACAGGTCACAAGGTTCAGGGAATTACAAGGGAGCATCAGCAAATAATGCTAACTTTGTGGAAGAACCATAAGCTAGTAATACACCAACTCATAGTGCTTTGCCAATGTTTACTGCAGATCAATATCAACAACTTTTGAAGCTGATCAACCAAGAGCCAACTGTTGCAGAGTCAAGAGCTAATATGGTAGGTATAAAAGAACTTCTTACTACCTGTTTGCTTGCAGGTTCTGAACCTGATTCTTTGGTGATTGACACTGGAGCCTCAAACCATATGGTTTCTAGTCTGAACCTTTTAACTAAATCTACTCTTGTTAAATCTAATTTCAACAAAGTACACCTACCTAATGGGCATACAACTTCAGTAACAACACAGGATCCTTGACATTACCAAATGATATGTCATTGTATAATATGTTACATATTCCAAAATTTCAATATAATATGATATCAATCTCCAAACTCACCAAGGAATTGAAGTGTTGTGCTTTATTCTTCCCTGAGTTTTGTATCTTCTAGGACCTTTTTACTGGCAAGGCGGGGGTGATTGGTAAGGAGAAGGGTGGTCTTTACATACTTCAACCTACCAAAAAGTCATTACCAGTCAAAGGACCTTGGCAGTCTTCCTTTTCAGTACTCAGTACACCTAATCCAATTATAAGTTCTACTCCAGCTCTTCACACATCAGTTTCAGACTTATCTCACTCCTCATCACTGGAATCCAGTCATTACAATATATGTCATCAAAGACTTAGCCATGACAGTCATACAAAAAATACCTTCCTTGAAGAATCAATTGTTGAATAATGACTCTATGTCTTGTATTGTTTGTCCTTTAGCCATGCAAACTAGATTTTCATTTCCTACTAGTGTCAAGAAAACTGTACCTCCTTTTGAAATTGTACATATGGATGTGTGGGGTCCATAAAAACAATGTACTTACAATGGGTATAGATACTTCCTTACTATTGTGGATGATTAATTTAGAATGACATGGATTTATTTGATAAGAATGAAGAGTGATGCTTTTCTTTTGATCAAATCCTTTCTCACCTTAGCTAAAATACAATTTTTTGCCACTATTAAAGTCATCTGATAATGGCCTTGATTTTTTTAATTCACAAGTTTTCACACTCTTTACTTCTCTTGGAATTGTCCATCGGAGTTCTTGTGTACACActtcacaacaaaatggagtggctGCAAGAAAACATAGACATTTACTTGAAATGGCTAGAGCTCTTAGATTTCAAGCTCATGCACCTTTAAAGTTTTGGGGGGAATGTGTTCTCACAGTAGCTTTCCTTATTAATAGGTTGCCATCTTCAGTGCTTTCAGGGAAATCACCTTTTGAGATGTTTCGTGGATACTCACCCTCACTTGTTCACATCAAAGTATTTGGTTGTCTGTGTTATACAACAACTCCCCATCTCCTTGAAAAATTTGCTTCTAAAGTTATTCTTGTCATCTTCATGGGATACTCAGAAACTCAAAAAGGTTAGAAGCTATATAACATCTCCACTGGCACTTTCTTTGTCAGTAGGGATGTATCTTTTAGGGAAAATGTGTTTCCTTTCAAACATCATAAATCCACTTTTCTATGTTATCCTACTCTTGATTCCACTCATCTCTTTCCTTCTAAATCTTCCACTCCACCTATTGATGATATTTTTCCTACCATTCCCATGCCAAGCTCAGATATTCCTTCACCCTCAACTCCTGAAGTCTCTCCTCATTTATCTTCCACATCTGCTAATCCTTCTAATTCTAATTCTGCTCCTCTTTCTTACCTTCTACTCCTATTACTTCTCCTTC comes from the Nicotiana sylvestris chromosome 4, ASM39365v2, whole genome shotgun sequence genome and includes:
- the LOC138889850 gene encoding uncharacterized protein translates to MTQGITDLEKSNSEKFTDIHPRHPLYLYPSDTPGSILIPQQLTGIENYVAWSNSMRVALLAKNKLGFIDGKYLKEHYKGDLEHEWERYLKERFDKKNLTRVYQLLREICTINQGTASISEYFSKLKNAWDEYWSMVALLCDCEKHKKYEEHMEQHKLVQFLMGLNETYAQARSQVLLIVPVPTLNQAYNMIMQDESQRTQSSMISQLSTGLQQMNMIDPTAFAFTQNNKSKKNNGMYCNYCHLKVHLKENCYSWLDIPQVISLIEERALTDQYQQLLKLINQEPTVAESRANMVGIKELLTTCLLAGSEPDSLVIDTGASNHMVSSLNLLTKSTLVKSNFNKVHLPNGHTTSVTTQDP